ACGGTGGCCAGCGTCGGAGTCTCCGACGCCCTCGGCCCGATCTATTCACACGTCGGTTCCGCGCTCGAGTCGAAAGATCTCACCCGCACCGAGATGGACGAGGTGATCCTCCAGTTCTCCGCGTACAGCGGCTTTCCGAGGGGCAGGGTGCTGCAGCGAGCCGCAGACGAGTCCTGGCAGCGGATCTCCGCTGCGCGAGCGAAAGGTTGACAAGCAATGACGAATTCACTCGAGGGACGGGTCGCGTTCATCACAGGAGCCGCCAGGGGCCAAGGTCGGGCGCATGCCGTGCGATTGGCCCGCGCCGGCGCGGACATCCTCGGCGTGGACATCTGCGAGGACATCCCGTCGATGACGTATCCCAATGCGACGTTCGCGGACCTCGAGGAAACCGAGCGGCTGGTCGAAAAGGAAGGACGCCGCATGCTCGCCTGCAAGGGCGACGTCCGCCGACTCGACGACATGCATGCCGCGGTTCAGGCCGGAACCGATCGGTTCGGTCGCATCGACATCATCATCGCCAACGCCGGGATCATCCGGCTGGCCGGCGAGTCCGAGGACTTCATGGCCGACTGGCAAGACGTCATCGACATCAACCTGACCGGCGTCTACCAGACCATACGAGCCGCTCTGCCGGTCATGCGCGACGGCGCGCGGGGCGGCTCGATCGTCATCACCAGCTCGACGGCGGGTCTAAAGGGCACCGCTTCGCTCAATGCCAGCGGCAACGCCTACGCCGCCGCCAAGCGCGGCGTTGTCGCACTGATGCAAAACCTCGCCAATTACCTTGCCCCGGAGTGGATAAGGGTGAACACCATCCACCCCACCGGGGTGCTGAGCGGGATGACGCAGAACGAAGCGATGGCGGAGCTGATGGCGCACGCAGCCGCGGGCGGTCAGAACGCGATCTCCGGGATGGAGAACGCATTGCCGCTGCCCATCCTGCAACCTGAAGACATCGCCAACGCGGTGGCTTTCCTGGTGTCGGATGAGGCCAGATTCATCACCGGCACCCAGTGGCCGCTCGACGCCGGCTTCTCCGTCCGGTGAGGGTGAGTCGACCGTGACGGCCCTGAAGAATGCGACCGCCGTCATCACCGGCGCGGGAAGCGGAATCGGGCGCGCCAGCGCCCACGCGATGGCCGCGCGTGGCGCCCGCGTCGTCGTCGCGGACATCGATGGGGACGCGGCCGAGCGAGTCGCGGAAGAGATCGCCTCCTCAGGCGGACAGGCCGCCGCGGTGGTATGCGATGTGACCGCCGAGCACGCTCATGCCGAGCTCGGGGAGTTCGCCGTCGACCGCTTCGGCAGGGTCGATGTGGTGATGAACAACGTCGGAGTACTGACCAGCGGGCGCCCCGACCACCTGCCGGTCAGCGAATGGCAACGCATCATCGACACAAACCTGATGTCCGTGGTCCGCAGCAACGCCGTGTTCCTGCCGGTGCTGATGCGCCAGGGCCGCGGTCACATCGTCAACACCGCCTCCTTCGCCGGACTGTTTAGCTATTCCTACGACCGGCTGCCCTATGCCGCCACGAAAGCCGCCATCGTGCAGATGTCCGAAGGGCTGCGGCTCTATCTGCAGCCGCGAGGCATCGGCGTCACCGTGGTGTGCCCCGGGCCGGTGGCGACCAACATCCTGTCCTCGATGCCGCCGACGTTCGGCCCGCCGGTCAAGACGGGCCTGCCCGGTGAGCAGTCACGGTTCTTGCGCCGGAAGTGGTCGGCGCGCAGATCGTCGATGCGGTCGTCGACAACACATTCATGGTCGTCACACACCCGCAGATCGTCGAAATGCTGGTGGACCGCGCTTCGGACTGGGAAAGGTTTCTGGCCAGGCAGATCGCTGCACTCGGGGACTGATCGGTCGAACCGCTGCCGCAGCGGGCAGCCGTAGAACGCGAAACCGATGCGCAGGGTATAGCGCGGCGATTTCGGGGAATGACTATGCGGTCAATATGCGCGCGAGGAGTCCCCGATGAACATCGTTTCGACGGCCGCCCGGATCGTGACGAAAACCGCTGACACGGCCACCGCGGCGGCCGGGGCGGTCGGCGGAGCCGCGGTCAGCGGGGTGGTCGGCGGGGTGCAGGGCGTCGCGGCCGGTGTCCGCCGCGGGCTCGACGACGGGAGCCGCTCGTCGGCTGCGGCCGCGCTGACGCTGGGCGCGGTCGGCGCGGCGGGCCTGGTGGAGTGGCCGGTGCTGTTGACGGTCGGCGGGGCGGCGCTGGTGATCCGCCAGCTCAACCGGCACACCGAACCGGCCATCCCCGAAACCGCCGACGATCCCCCGCCCACGCGCAAGACGGCCACGAGATCCAAGCGGCCGGCCGCCAAGGCCTCGCCGTCGCGGCGCGGCAGCAGGTGAGCCTCCTCGGACGGCTGGCCGGAGCCGCGACAACGGTCATGACCGCCCCGGTGGCGGTGACCGCGGTGTGCGCGAACAGTGCCCTGCAGATCGGCGCCAAGGTGGCCGCCGCACCCGGTCTCGACATCCTGGCCGGCGAGTCGATGGGCGCGGTCGCCGCCCTCGCCAAGGAGATGGTCGGCGGTTCGCCCAGCAGGCGCTGCTGGCGCAACGAGGACCGCTGGTGGATCGAGGTGCGCGGGCTCGGTGGCGAGACCGGACGCGCGCTCGGCCGAGACGTCGTGCAAGCCCTGCTGGGCGAACCCGGCGTCCGCACGGCCGGTCTCAATCACGCGCTGTCCCGCGTGGTGGTCACGGTCGACGAGGACGCGCCGCCGCTGGACCGGCTCTGCCGTGTCATCGCGACCGCCGAACGGAACGCGGGCGTCTCCACGCGCCCCGCGTCCGATCTGCCAGCCGACCGTATCGTGTTGAAAGGCAAGTTGATCGGCGCTGCCGCGAACACCGTCGGGCTGTGCGCGGCCGCAACGGGTCGCGTGCTGAGGTGGCCGGGGCTGCCCTCCGGACTCGCCGGTGCGGTCACCACGATCGACTATCAGCCCAAGCTGCGCGCGGCCGTGGAGGACCGCCTCGGCACCACCGCCGCCGACACGGCCATCGCGTTGGCCGCGGCGACCGTGTACACGCTGACGGAGACGCCGAGCTCGCTGGCCGTGGAGGCGGTGCGGCACCTGACTCAGGCCGCGGAGTCGTTCGCGTTCGCGCAGTCGTGGCGGCGCCGCGAACCCGACCTCGCGACGTCCCCGCACGACGACCACCACAGCGCAAAACCCCGTCCCTGCCCGCTGCCACCGGGACCGATCGAACGGCATCTCAACCGCAGCGGGCGGGCCCAGGGCATCGCCGCTGCCGCGGTCGGAGTCGCCACCCGCAACCTCAACACGGCGGCCACGGCCGCGATGGTCGCCACCCCGAAGGCCGCTCGCAACGCGCGCGAAGGGTTCGCGGCGACGCTCGGGCGCGGGCTGGCCGACCGGCACGGCGTCATCGCCCTCGACACCGGCGCGATCCGCCGACTCGACCGGGTCGACGCCGTCGTCGTCGATCCGCGCACGCTGCTGACCGACCGGCTGCGGATCGGCCGGACGCGGGGGGTCGCCGACGGTGATCGCGCAGCGGTATGGCAATGGGCACAGGACAATCTGGCGCGGGAGCGGTCCACGGTCGGCTGGCATCGCGCACCCCTGCACGCCAACGGCGACGGCCCGGCGCAGGTGCTGATCCGTCACGAATGCCGGCCGCTGGCGGCACCGGTCCTGCGCGAGATCCGGCGCGGCGGTGCGGAGTTGGTCTCGGTGGATGCTGACGACCTCGACGACCTGCGGTCCTCGTTCGACGAGCTCGTCGCCGCCGGCGAATCGTTGGAGCAGGCACTGGCCGAGGCGGTCCGCGAGCTGCAACGACAGGGAAGGGTCGTCGCCGTGCTGTCGACAGTGGCGGCCGAGGCGTTGTCGGCCGCCGATGTCGCGATCGGTCTGCTCTCCGAGGAACACCCGCCGCCATGGCCCGCCGACCTGCTGGCACCCGACCTTGCCGCCGTATGGCGGATCGCGCACGCGTTGCCGGCGGCACGCAGGGCCAGCCGCCAGGGCGTCGAATTAGCCACCAGCGCTTCGATGTTGGGTGGGCTGCTGATGGTGCCCGGGGTGCGCGGCCGCGGACCGGGCCCGGTGACCGTGGGCGCCGCGGCAGGTTTGATGATCGGCACCCTGCTGGCGAGGGGTGCGCTCGGTGATGACGTTCCGAACCACGCACCCGAGCTGGAATGGCACGCCATGACCGCCGAACAGGTTCAGGAGCACCTGCCGCCACCCAGAACCGAGGAACCACAAGCACGTTCGCGGTTGAGTGCCACCGCGACCGCATCAGCCGGCGCAGTACAGCAGGTCGCGGGGCCGGCGTACCGGCTGGCCAGGGATCTGACCGTCGCGCTGCGCCGTGAACTGGCCGACCCGCTGACCCCGGTGCTGGCCGTCGGTTCTGCGGCCAGCGCACTGCTGGGTTCGCCCGTCGACGCGGTTCTCGTCGGATCGGTGCTCACCGGCAACGCGGTGCTCGCGGCCTCTCAGCAGGTCCGCGCCGAGCGGCTGCTGAGCCGCCTGCTGGCAGTGCAGGATCCGCCGGCCCGGCGCCTCACCGACGGCCGAGAGGAGACCGTCGACGCCGCACGGCTGCGCCCGGGCGACCTGATCGACGTGCGGCCCGGCGAGGTGGTACCTGCCGACTCCAGGATCATCCACGCCGCCGACACCGAGGTCGACGAGTCGTCGCTGACCGGTGAGTCGCTTCCGGTGCCCAAGCAGGTGGCCGCGACTCCCGGCGCGGCGGTGGCCGAGCGCAGTTGCATGCTGCACGCCGGCACCACCGTCGTCGCGGGCACTGCGGTGGCGGTGGTGACCGCGGTCGGCGCCCGCACCCAGGCCAACCGCGCCGCCCAGCTGCCGTCGCCCGAGAAGTCGGCCGTCGGATTGCAGAGCCAACTCAAGGATCTGACGAACCGCGCGTTGCCGTTCAGCCTCGCCGGCGGGGCGCTGGTGACCGGCCTGGGTGTGCTGCGCCTGGCGCCGCTGCGTCGGGCGGTGAGCAGCGGCGTCGCGGTGGCCGTAGCGGCGGTTCCCGAGGGCCTGCCGCTGGTCGCGACGCTGGCGCAGCAAGCCGCCGCGCGCAGGCTCACCCGGGCCGGCGTGCTGGTGCGCAGCCCGCGTTCGGTGGAAGCACTCGGCAGAGTCGGGGTGGTCTGCTTCGACAAGACCGGCACGCTCAGCGAGAACCGGTTGCGCGTGGCCCGTGTGCACGCCGCACCGGGCGTCGACCGCGACGACGTTCTGGCGTGCGCGGCCCGTGCCACCCCACCGAAGAACGGCGAACGGCACGAGCACGCCACCGACGCAGCGGTGATCGCTGCCGGTCCGCCTCACCAAAAATTTAGTGGCGCAACGTATCTGCCGTTCCGGTCGGGCCGCCCGTTTTCGGCGTCGCTCGACAAGAGACAGCTTTGCCTCAAGGGCGCACCGGAGGTTGTGCTGGCCGCGTGCGGTGACACCGACCCGGCGGTGAGCCGCGCGCTGCACGAAATGGCGGGGTCCGGGCTGCGGGTCATCGCCGTCGCACGCCGCACGGTGTCCGCGCGTGAGGCGGCCGCCGCACGACGCGGCGATGACGCGCTGGCCGGACTCTGTAGGGAACGGCTCGAACTGGTCGGCCTGCTCGGACTGTCCGACACTCCGCGCGCAGAATCGGCACCACTGTTGAAAGCGTTGCGGCAACAGCGGATCGGCGTGCGGCTGCTGACCGGCGACCATCCGATCACCGCGACCGCGATCGCCGCCGAACTCGGCATGGCGGTCACCGCCGACCAGGTGATCAGCGGGGCGGACTGGGACGCGATGTCGCGGCGCGCGCAGGAGGCCGCGGTCCGCGAGCGGCTGGTGTTCGCCCGGATGACACCCGAGCACAAGGTCCAGGTGGTGCAGACGCTGGAACGAATCGGCCAGGTGTGCGCGATGGTCGGCGACGGCGCGAACGACGCCGCGGCGATCCGGTCGGCGACGGTCGGCATCGGGGTGGCGGCGCGCGGCAGCGACCCGGCCCGCACCGCCGCCGACGTCATGCTGCTCGACGGGCACATCGGCGCGCTCGTCGACGCGCTCGACGAAGGCAGGCAACTGTGGCGGCGGGTGCAGGCCGCGGTGGCAGTTCTGTTGGGCGGCAACGCCGGCGAGGTAGCGTTCTCGATCATCGGATCGGCGTTGACGGGATCGTCGCCGCTGAACGCGCGGCAACTGCTGCTGGTGAACATGATGACCGATGCGCTGCCGGCCGCCGCGCTCGCCGTCAGCCCCGCCGTCACGCCGTCCGATGGCGCCGGGCCGAACCAGGCCGCGCTGTGGCGCACGGTCGCGATTCGCGGCACCACGACCGCCGCGGCGGCGACGACCGCGTGGCTGATGGCCGGGTTCACGCTGACCCCCCGGCGGGCGTCGACGGTGTCGCTGATCGCGCTGGTGTCAACACAACTCGGGCAGACGCTGCTCGACTCGCACAGCCCCCTCGTCGTGGGGACTGCCCTCGGTTCGCTCGCGGCGCTCGGCGCGGTGATCAGCACGCCGGGGATCAGCCAGATGCTGGGGTGCACACCGCTGGGTCCGCTGGGGTGGGCGCAGGCGAT
The window above is part of the Mycolicibacterium rutilum genome. Proteins encoded here:
- a CDS encoding SDR family oxidoreductase, which encodes MTALKNATAVITGAGSGIGRASAHAMAARGARVVVADIDGDAAERVAEEIASSGGQAAAVVCDVTAEHAHAELGEFAVDRFGRVDVVMNNVGVLTSGRPDHLPVSEWQRIIDTNLMSVVRSNAVFLPVLMRQGRGHIVNTASFAGLFSYSYDRLPYAATKAAIVQMSEGLRLYLQPRGIGVTVVCPGPVATNILSSMPPTFGPPVKTGLPGEQSRFLRRKWSARRSSMRSSTTHSWSSHTRRSSKCWWTALRTGKGFWPGRSLHSGTDRSNRCRSGQP
- a CDS encoding mycofactocin-coupled SDR family oxidoreductase, whose product is MTNSLEGRVAFITGAARGQGRAHAVRLARAGADILGVDICEDIPSMTYPNATFADLEETERLVEKEGRRMLACKGDVRRLDDMHAAVQAGTDRFGRIDIIIANAGIIRLAGESEDFMADWQDVIDINLTGVYQTIRAALPVMRDGARGGSIVITSSTAGLKGTASLNASGNAYAAAKRGVVALMQNLANYLAPEWIRVNTIHPTGVLSGMTQNEAMAELMAHAAAGGQNAISGMENALPLPILQPEDIANAVAFLVSDEARFITGTQWPLDAGFSVR